The Prochlorococcus marinus CUG1416 genome has a segment encoding these proteins:
- a CDS encoding 3-deoxy-7-phosphoheptulonate synthase → MTTSSNNSSLEKTSDLHVVETRPLIPPRRLHNDIPLDYASANTVSKTRRSIQNILHHNDQKLLVIVGPCSIHDLKAAKEYSKYIQNFREIYKDKLEIIMRVYFEKPRTTIGWKGLINDPHLDDSYDINTGLRRARSLLSYLATRGIPSATELLDPIVPQYIADLISWTAIGARTTESQTHREMASGLSMPIGFKNGTDGSFTTAINAMQAASKSHHFLGVNENGMASIVNTTGNPDGHIVLRGGSKGPNFESDHVKRISAELKLCNLPHKVMIDCSHGNSNKDFRKQSEVLKNIASQISNGEKNILGVMLESHLQEGNQKLSKKEDLEFGRSITDACIDIETTKELLAILYNSLSEL, encoded by the coding sequence ATGACGACATCATCAAATAATTCATCTTTAGAAAAGACATCAGATTTACATGTTGTTGAAACACGTCCATTAATACCTCCAAGAAGATTACATAATGATATACCTTTAGATTACGCCTCTGCTAATACAGTATCTAAAACAAGAAGATCGATACAAAATATTTTGCATCATAATGATCAGAAGCTTTTAGTAATTGTTGGCCCATGTTCAATTCATGATCTAAAGGCGGCAAAGGAATATTCAAAATATATTCAAAACTTTCGAGAAATTTATAAAGATAAATTAGAAATAATTATGCGAGTATATTTTGAGAAGCCAAGAACAACTATTGGTTGGAAGGGGCTTATAAATGATCCTCATCTAGATGATTCTTATGATATTAATACTGGTTTAAGAAGGGCAAGAAGTTTGCTTTCATATCTAGCAACTCGTGGAATACCTTCTGCTACAGAATTACTAGATCCAATTGTTCCTCAATATATTGCCGATTTAATAAGTTGGACAGCGATAGGTGCTAGGACGACTGAAAGTCAAACTCATAGGGAAATGGCATCAGGATTATCAATGCCTATAGGGTTTAAAAATGGAACAGATGGTTCTTTTACGACTGCAATAAATGCAATGCAGGCAGCTTCCAAATCCCATCATTTCTTAGGTGTAAATGAAAATGGAATGGCTTCTATTGTTAATACTACAGGTAATCCAGATGGACATATAGTTTTAAGAGGCGGTTCAAAAGGCCCAAATTTTGAAAGTGATCATGTTAAAAGGATTTCAGCTGAATTGAAGCTATGTAACCTTCCCCACAAAGTGATGATTGATTGTAGTCATGGAAATTCTAATAAAGACTTCAGAAAACAGTCGGAAGTGCTAAAAAACATAGCTTCTCAAATTAGTAATGGTGAAAAAAATATTTTAGGAGTTATGCTTGAAAGTCATTTACAGGAAGGTAATCAAAAACTTTCAAAAAAAGAGGATCTTGAGTTTGGCAGAAGCATCACAGATGCATGTATAGATATAGAAACAACAAAAGAATTACTCGCTATTTTATACAATTCACTTAGTGAGTTATAA
- a CDS encoding diacylglycerol/polyprenol kinase family protein, with translation MIKFFVILLYLLSIFLISIIFKKYNKDSREIVRKIIHIGIGPLIPIAQFLKIDQNSALIFTGLVSLMVLINYTYKLFPTIEDVERKSYGTLFYCLSLFILICLFWDKDPYALITGFFIMTFGDGLAGLIGKSFNSKSWIFFKQKKSLLGTFTMFLTSLIVVCSIGYSQQNSFYLNYFVIASLATVLEQFSVLGVDNFIVPISSALYFNFFITH, from the coding sequence TTGATAAAATTTTTTGTAATTTTATTATATTTATTGTCAATTTTTTTAATATCAATAATTTTTAAAAAATATAATAAAGATAGCAGAGAAATCGTAAGAAAAATAATACATATCGGAATAGGACCATTAATACCAATTGCACAATTTTTAAAAATTGATCAAAATTCAGCTCTTATTTTTACGGGCCTTGTTTCATTAATGGTACTAATCAATTACACGTATAAATTATTTCCAACAATTGAAGATGTTGAGAGAAAAAGTTATGGAACATTATTTTATTGTCTAAGTTTATTTATTTTAATTTGTCTTTTCTGGGATAAAGATCCATATGCATTAATTACTGGATTTTTTATAATGACTTTTGGGGATGGATTAGCTGGTTTAATAGGCAAAAGCTTTAACTCAAAAAGTTGGATTTTTTTTAAACAAAAAAAATCTTTACTTGGTACTTTCACAATGTTTTTGACAAGCTTAATAGTTGTTTGCTCAATAGGATACTCCCAGCAAAATAGTTTTTATTTAAATTATTTTGTAATAGCTTCTTTGGCCACTGTTCTTGAACAATTTAGTGTTTTAGGGGTAGATAACTTTATTGTTCCAATCTCATCAGCATTATATTTTAATTTTTTTATAACTCACTAA
- a CDS encoding RpoD/SigA family RNA polymerase sigma factor — translation MGIPLESTKSSSKKNFDEPRLPNTAGKSRKSKSSLAAKQSQKKSGRLASDSIGFYLSSIGKVPLLTPAEEIELAHHVQNMKKLLQIPETDRTQRNLYQIKIGKRARDRMMAANLRLVVSVAKKYQNQGLELLDLVQEGAIGLERAVDKFDPAMGYKFSTYAYWWIRQGMTRAIDNSARTIRLPIHISEKLSKMRRVSRELSHKFGRQPTRLEMATEMGIDQKDLEDLISQSAPCASLDAHARGEEDRSTLGELIPDPNCEEPMEGMDRTIQKEHLGTWLSQLNEREQKIMKLRFGLDGEEPLTLAEIGRQINVSRERVRQLEAKAILKLRVMTTHQKAA, via the coding sequence ATGGGGATCCCTCTGGAATCTACAAAGAGCTCTTCAAAGAAAAATTTTGATGAGCCAAGATTACCAAACACTGCGGGCAAGTCTCGCAAATCAAAATCAAGTCTAGCTGCAAAACAAAGCCAAAAGAAATCTGGAAGACTCGCTTCAGATTCTATTGGATTTTACTTAAGTAGCATTGGTAAAGTACCTCTTTTGACTCCAGCAGAGGAAATAGAGTTAGCGCATCATGTTCAGAACATGAAAAAGTTGTTACAAATTCCTGAAACTGATCGAACGCAAAGAAATCTTTATCAAATTAAGATTGGCAAAAGAGCCAGAGATAGAATGATGGCGGCTAATCTAAGACTAGTTGTCTCCGTTGCAAAAAAATACCAAAACCAAGGGCTTGAATTATTGGACCTTGTCCAGGAAGGCGCTATTGGCCTTGAAAGAGCTGTAGATAAATTTGATCCTGCTATGGGATATAAATTCTCAACTTATGCTTACTGGTGGATTAGGCAAGGAATGACAAGGGCTATTGATAACAGTGCAAGAACAATCCGTTTGCCTATTCACATAAGTGAAAAGCTATCCAAAATGAGAAGAGTCTCTAGAGAATTGTCACATAAATTTGGTAGGCAACCTACCAGATTAGAAATGGCGACTGAGATGGGAATTGATCAAAAAGACTTAGAAGACTTAATTTCGCAAAGTGCTCCTTGTGCCTCCCTAGATGCTCATGCAAGAGGCGAAGAAGATAGAAGCACTCTAGGTGAACTAATACCTGATCCAAACTGCGAAGAGCCTATGGAGGGTATGGATAGAACTATTCAAAAAGAACATTTAGGAACTTGGCTTTCTCAATTAAATGAAAGAGAACAAAAAATCATGAAACTCAGATTTGGCCTAGATGGTGAAGAACCATTAACACTCGCAGAAATAGGGAGACAAATCAATGTTTCACGTGAAAGAGTAAGGCAACTAGAAGCTAAAGCAATATTAAAACTTAGAGTAATGACAACTCATCAAAAAGCGGCTTAA